The following nucleotide sequence is from Bacteriovorax sp. PP10.
GGATTTGATGAGGACGCTGGAGAAGTTGCTCCTGCAAAATCGTCAGGGAAAACTGCAGCTAAAACGAAAAGTAAAAAAGGGTCTGCAAAACAGACGACTGTAATGGAAGACGTGGCTCCAGCATATGCAACTTCATCAAAAAGTTGGGAAGTCTGGGGAACGATGTACGTGAATGCTCTGTCGGGAACTGTAGACAGTGGATCTGAAACTTCAGAATCAACTTCAGCAACAGCTTCGGCCATCGATTTTTCAGGTGGGATTGAGAAGTACTTCGTTAACAATAATAACTTTTTAAAAGAATTTTCTATTCTTGCTTTTCTTCATAAGAAATCAGTGGAGAGTGGAGATACGATTCAATCGAAAACTGATTGGCTTGAGTATGGATTAGGGGTTAACTACCACTTCTATAATTCGGCAGCAGCGGTTAACAGGCTGATTGGTTACGGTGGTCTTACTGTTGGAAAAGGAACTGCGACTGTATCGTCGAAAACTGTTTCTAATAATATCGGTGATGAGCAAACGGCAGAAGGATCTAATACTTTTTTCACTGTTGGTGTTGGGGCTAAATACGTTCTTAGCAATGGATTTGGGGTTCGTGCTTCGCTTGATTATTATAGCTCTAATGAGAGTTATGAGTTTGAAGAGACGACGACGACGAGAACGCTTGCAGGGCCTAGGGTTCAGTTTGGGCTTTCTTACAGATTTTAATTAAATTTCAGCTCTGCTGGCCATTTGGTCAGCAGCTGAATTTTTTCATCGTGGTAAATTAATTAATCATCCATAATTTAGCATTCACTTCCATTTTATAGTCGCGGCTGCTTATGACTTTTCCATCACGTTTAACTAATAAATAAAAATTTAATTTTTTACTCAATAGTCGTTTTTTAAACTTGTACTTAAAACGCATTATTTGTGGTTCACCAAAATCACCAAATTTCATTCTATATTCATGCTCGTTATAGCTGAATTTTTCTTGATCTTTCCCTGTCGCTTTATTATCTTCAAGTTGCCATGTTGGATAAGTTTCAACACTTACATATTTTGATGCTTCTTCATCTGGGACAACTGTAATTGTATACTCACCAGG
It contains:
- a CDS encoding outer membrane beta-barrel protein translates to MKRSLYFILPAVFAFNIPNVHALEIDEKLTLRFLNVSATQKTVLINRGGEDGLVVGDHAKFFITAGVIARGVAEKVSPSRSVWSLYRVVDPTEIVKDKVLNLKIATPVKITDDPSKSLKEEPIPGGTESMSTEDAAPAASEEVTVSDEDRDELKGLGFDEDAGEVAPAKSSGKTAAKTKSKKGSAKQTTVMEDVAPAYATSSKSWEVWGTMYVNALSGTVDSGSETSESTSATASAIDFSGGIEKYFVNNNNFLKEFSILAFLHKKSVESGDTIQSKTDWLEYGLGVNYHFYNSAAAVNRLIGYGGLTVGKGTATVSSKTVSNNIGDEQTAEGSNTFFTVGVGAKYVLSNGFGVRASLDYYSSNESYEFEETTTTRTLAGPRVQFGLSYRF